A single Halarcobacter anaerophilus DNA region contains:
- a CDS encoding CHAD domain-containing protein yields the protein MKTKVLADYIIKELNKAINTLPKIDKNSDIEVLHEFRVSIRKSRSLIKLFFKKEKTIEQELKEIVTQTNTQRELDIFLISLENKKKSQNLYSKIKLQRDKAYDKICSEEFRNKSKNKLLNIIQKILNFEYFYTNKSLIKTAHKQYKESQKRFKSIDSSFSSKQLHKIRIAFKQSHYALQFIQDSKLKNENKKIRRCKKIQNYFGKIQDLTNQLDSLKAIYENEAKNKKYLKNIKKREEKLTKAKKKLLK from the coding sequence ATGAAAACAAAAGTTTTAGCTGATTATATAATTAAAGAATTAAACAAAGCCATAAATACCTTGCCTAAAATAGATAAAAATTCTGATATAGAAGTGTTGCATGAATTTAGAGTTTCTATTAGAAAAAGCAGGTCTTTGATAAAGCTTTTTTTCAAAAAAGAAAAAACTATAGAACAAGAGTTAAAAGAGATAGTAACGCAAACAAACACTCAAAGAGAGTTGGATATCTTCTTGATTTCTTTGGAAAATAAAAAGAAAAGTCAAAATCTTTACTCAAAAATAAAACTTCAAAGAGATAAAGCTTATGATAAAATTTGCAGTGAAGAATTTAGAAATAAATCTAAAAACAAACTTTTAAATATTATTCAAAAAATCTTGAATTTTGAATATTTTTATACAAATAAAAGTTTAATAAAAACAGCTCACAAACAATATAAAGAAAGCCAAAAAAGATTTAAAAGCATTGATTCGAGTTTTTCTTCCAAACAACTTCATAAAATCAGGATTGCTTTTAAACAATCCCATTATGCTTTGCAGTTTATTCAGGATTCTAAACTAAAAAATGAAAATAAAAAAATAAGAAGATGTAAAAAAATACAAAATTATTTTGGGAAAATACAGGATTTAACCAATCAATTAGATTCTTTAAAAGCTATTTATGAAAATGAAGCTAAAAATAAAAAATATTTGAAAAATATAAAAAAAAGGGAAGAAAAATTGACAAAAGCAAAAAAGAAACTTTTAAAATAA
- a CDS encoding acyl-[acyl-carrier-protein] thioesterase, with amino-acid sequence MENYFDKEFELRFFEMNKLGIASTISILTLLQETAAEHCYYAGHDLFSLMSENLGWVLLSGAMQMERYPLYKEKIIIRTWISKYHAIRGFRENIIYDENYNIIGRARGLWVYYDIKKRRPKKIDPDFLKKWSSCETVSLEHDITNKIEPLNSVEYKKEFKVNMYDTDTNKHVNNLRYLQWLMESIPDEIVDNYYLYFIDGRFISEAHYGDLILSLTKQDVDENSFIHTIQIKGSNKVCATGKTVWKKIKKC; translated from the coding sequence ATGGAAAACTATTTTGATAAAGAATTTGAATTAAGATTTTTTGAAATGAATAAATTAGGTATAGCTTCAACTATTTCTATATTAACTCTACTTCAAGAGACTGCTGCTGAGCATTGTTATTATGCCGGGCATGACCTTTTTTCTTTAATGTCCGAAAATCTTGGATGGGTACTACTTTCAGGAGCAATGCAAATGGAACGTTATCCTCTTTATAAAGAAAAAATAATTATAAGAACATGGATATCAAAATATCATGCTATCAGAGGATTTAGAGAAAATATCATTTATGATGAAAACTATAATATAATAGGCAGAGCCAGAGGATTGTGGGTATATTATGATATAAAAAAAAGAAGACCTAAAAAGATAGATCCAGACTTCTTAAAAAAATGGTCATCTTGTGAAACAGTATCTCTTGAACATGATATAACGAATAAAATTGAACCTCTTAATTCTGTTGAATACAAAAAAGAGTTTAAAGTCAATATGTATGATACAGATACAAATAAACATGTTAACAATCTTAGATATCTACAATGGCTTATGGAATCTATACCTGATGAGATAGTAGATAATTATTACTTGTATTTTATTGATGGACGTTTTATTTCAGAGGCTCATTACGGGGATTTAATTTTGTCTCTAACAAAACAAGATGTAGATGAAAACTCTTTTATACATACTATTCAAATAAAAGGAAGCAATAAAGTCTGTGCAACGGGTAAAACAGTTTGGAAGAAAATAAAAAAATGTTAG
- a CDS encoding ABC-F family ATP-binding cassette domain-containing protein, which yields MIQLKNLSKHFGEKTLFTNLNFILGQGQRVGLVGRNGTGKSTLFKLILGEESVDDGEILIPKGYKIGALKQHLVFTEKTLRDETALALSEDDKYSIYKVEKILFGLGFSQEDLEKDPLSFSGGYQIRINLAKLLITEPNLLLLDEPTNYLDILSLRWLKSFLKSFDGEVILITHDRDFMDNVCTHTMGIVRKSLSILEGNTHKFYAQLEANDEHYEKQKEAQDKKRKELEDFIAKNKARASTAAQAQSKVKLLEKMDEMSSQVDESNLDFDFNYKDTPAKVLLDVKDLSFGYTKDNILFKDISFSLKKGETLGIIGKNGKGKSTLLNTIAKELTALSGTIDYQVSTTFGHFGQTNIAHLNPNNTIMDEIYVANSKLPESTVRGICGSMMFSGDDVKKKISLLSGGEKSRVMLGQILAKDVNLLFLDEPTNHLDMQSIDSLTKAIKNFKGSSIIVTHSEKLLREVCDRLIVFSKNGASYFDGTYDEFLEKIGWDEEETEEKVKKTPKVNKKENKKLRASIIQEKNKQTSPLKKTVEKLETSIIEIEDLLEAEQSELIQASNQGDNSKIIELSQKISKYEKEIEQKFELLEENQLKLDEIIAQYDKKLEEL from the coding sequence ATGATACAACTAAAGAACCTTTCAAAACATTTTGGAGAAAAAACACTATTTACAAATCTAAACTTTATATTAGGGCAGGGACAAAGAGTAGGGCTGGTAGGAAGGAACGGTACCGGGAAATCTACGCTTTTTAAACTTATATTAGGTGAAGAATCAGTAGATGACGGGGAGATTTTGATTCCTAAAGGGTATAAGATTGGAGCATTAAAACAGCATTTGGTATTTACTGAAAAAACATTAAGAGATGAGACGGCATTGGCTTTAAGTGAAGATGATAAATACTCTATTTATAAAGTCGAAAAAATCCTTTTTGGTCTTGGCTTTAGTCAAGAGGATTTGGAAAAAGATCCTTTATCTTTTTCAGGCGGTTATCAAATTCGTATAAATCTAGCTAAACTTTTAATAACAGAGCCAAATCTTTTACTTCTTGATGAACCGACAAACTATTTGGATATTTTGTCTTTAAGATGGCTGAAAAGCTTTTTAAAAAGCTTTGACGGAGAAGTAATACTTATTACCCATGATAGAGATTTTATGGATAATGTCTGTACTCACACTATGGGAATCGTAAGAAAAAGTTTATCTATATTAGAAGGAAATACTCATAAGTTTTATGCACAGCTTGAAGCAAATGATGAACATTATGAAAAACAAAAAGAGGCGCAAGATAAAAAAAGAAAAGAGTTAGAGGATTTTATTGCTAAAAACAAAGCCAGAGCCTCAACTGCTGCGCAAGCTCAATCAAAAGTAAAACTTCTTGAAAAAATGGATGAGATGAGCTCTCAAGTTGATGAATCAAACTTAGATTTTGATTTTAACTATAAAGATACTCCTGCAAAAGTTTTATTAGATGTAAAAGATTTGTCTTTTGGATATACAAAAGATAATATTCTTTTTAAAGATATCTCTTTTTCTCTTAAAAAAGGTGAAACTTTGGGGATTATAGGTAAAAATGGTAAAGGGAAATCAACTTTATTAAATACAATAGCAAAAGAGTTGACTGCTTTAAGTGGAACTATAGATTATCAGGTAAGTACAACTTTCGGGCATTTTGGGCAAACAAATATAGCTCATTTAAATCCAAATAATACAATTATGGATGAAATCTATGTTGCAAATTCAAAACTGCCTGAATCTACTGTTCGAGGAATCTGCGGTTCAATGATGTTTAGCGGTGATGATGTTAAGAAAAAGATATCATTGCTCTCAGGTGGAGAAAAGAGCAGGGTGATGTTAGGGCAGATATTGGCAAAAGACGTAAATCTTCTCTTTTTGGATGAACCTACAAACCATCTTGATATGCAATCTATTGATTCTTTAACAAAAGCTATTAAAAATTTTAAAGGCTCTTCTATCATAGTAACCCACAGCGAAAAACTTCTAAGAGAAGTTTGCGATAGACTAATTGTATTTTCTAAAAACGGTGCCTCATATTTTGACGGAACTTATGATGAATTTTTAGAAAAAATCGGTTGGGATGAAGAAGAGACAGAAGAAAAAGTAAAAAAAACTCCTAAAGTAAATAAAAAAGAGAATAAGAAGTTAAGAGCTTCAATAATTCAAGAAAAAAATAAACAAACTTCTCCTTTGAAAAAAACAGTTGAAAAACTGGAAACCTCAATTATTGAGATAGAAGATCTATTAGAAGCAGAGCAGTCGGAACTTATCCAAGCTTCAAATCAAGGCGACAACAGTAAGATTATAGAGTTATCTCAAAAAATTTCAAAATATGAAAAAGAGATTGAGCAGAAGTTTGAACTATTGGAAGAAAACCAGTTAAAATTAGATGAAATTATTGCTCAATATGATAAAAAACTAGAAGAGTTATAA
- a CDS encoding GGDEF domain-containing response regulator, protein MSHDIKEMMEFGKDLKVLFVEDNQEVRLQLKKLLKNFFYSIDESEDGIHAFEMYENFKIKTDSFYDLVITDISMPRLSGIELSKKMIEKNPNQLILIMSAHTESEKLIELIDIGIYKFVQKPIDHTVLLDSLCSVIRKIKKQKKFMEMEKKFKEIKDNNTILNKMAITDKLTSIYNRRYIDNKLFESFQNLESFSQKELSVIFIDIDDFKQINDNFGHITGDEVLITFSHIIKKHITNEIFGRWGGEEFIIICNNKNLQQSFNLAEKIRISLEEYKFNKVHKLTASFGIASYEKGDSVSKLLEKADSNLYIAKDNGKNRVIV, encoded by the coding sequence ATGTCACATGATATAAAAGAGATGATGGAGTTTGGAAAAGATTTAAAAGTTCTTTTTGTCGAAGATAATCAAGAAGTCAGACTTCAACTAAAAAAACTGCTTAAAAATTTTTTTTATAGTATCGATGAAAGTGAAGACGGCATCCACGCTTTTGAAATGTATGAAAATTTTAAAATCAAAACAGATAGTTTTTACGATTTGGTGATTACCGATATTAGTATGCCAAGATTAAGCGGCATAGAATTATCTAAAAAAATGATAGAAAAAAATCCAAATCAACTTATTCTTATAATGTCTGCACACACAGAATCTGAAAAACTTATTGAACTTATAGATATAGGAATATATAAATTTGTTCAAAAACCTATTGACCATACTGTTTTATTGGACTCTTTATGCTCAGTTATTAGAAAAATAAAAAAACAAAAAAAATTTATGGAGATGGAGAAAAAATTTAAAGAGATAAAAGATAATAATACAATCTTAAATAAAATGGCAATTACCGATAAATTGACCTCAATTTACAACAGAAGATATATTGACAATAAACTTTTTGAAAGTTTTCAAAATCTTGAAAGCTTTTCACAAAAAGAGTTATCTGTTATTTTTATAGATATAGATGATTTTAAACAGATTAACGATAACTTCGGTCATATAACAGGAGATGAAGTATTAATTACTTTTTCTCATATAATAAAAAAACATATAACAAATGAAATATTCGGAAGATGGGGAGGAGAAGAGTTTATTATTATCTGCAATAATAAAAATCTGCAACAAAGTTTCAATCTAGCAGAAAAAATCAGAATATCCCTAGAAGAGTATAAATTCAACAAAGTACATAAACTAACCGCAAGTTTCGGCATTGCCTCATATGAAAAAGGAGACAGTGTTTCAAAACTATTGGAAAAAGCAGATTCAAATCTTTATATAGCTAAAGATAACGGGAAAAACAGAGTTATAGTTTAA
- a CDS encoding transporter substrate-binding domain-containing protein — MKILKILFFLSIITLHLTAKDNININLTQEEKAYLKAHPVLKINNSLNYPPFNYNQNGIAKGFSVEYMNLLAKKLGIKIKYITGPTWEQFIKMLEEDKLDAIINIVKTKQRAKEIDFSLIYHTEANTIYVRKGDETVDSLEDLNNKTLILIKSSFVQESIKKYYPNIKQILADNILEAITKLSKGEGDAIIGKKNVFDYIISKNEISNIIPTNYVDDNRMVSLIRIGVNKKNSLLKEIIKKAQRSVSDSEMLDLKKKWFGTKEHEPITIKNFLTKDEINYISKRKVFRVCTRKDIRPIEFKENGLYKGIVIDILNQISDFTDMRFDFVETNSWDEAKLFLKRGRCDFISTVANGNEVIDFANTTKIFLNYKLAIITQKNKPVVSSLKDILNKKIAIEENSDFIPLLKAINPGIKILKTKSHRKSLEAVSLGEAYFALEALPIASYYISKYSMKNLYISRYTGMSYSINMAINKNNEKLLHILNKSLSMIPKSQYREILNKWTTISFETIFDFTYFWEIAIILILLSSIFAYRHYLLNKLNKELTLANEEIEKKTIELAKQKLLFETLYNKAADGVILISEGKFYSCNEAMLKILKYKKEELLNKTITDISPRNQPSGELSAQEAKDYLKRTLKKGVTNFEWILTNKDMENIWVEIVFTAIEIENKKVIHAVIRDITKRKLLEQELEDLNINLEKRIKKEIKKNEINTQQLIQQSRLAQMGEMISMIAHQWRQPLSAISATTNNLILKMIIDEKVDKEYFDKELKLITDYSQYLSSTIDDFRNFFKSDKEKIVFELKDIIEKSLSMIKTSLDARSIIVIKNIDSKCKLFTYPGELQQVILNILKNAEDALTERRVSNRKISISTKQENGNFIIINISDNGGGIKEAILDKIFDPYFSTKNKRDGTGLGLYMSKIIINEHCEGNLKVKNGDEGAIFSIELPILKEEENSDVT, encoded by the coding sequence ATGAAAATATTAAAAATTCTCTTCTTCTTATCTATAATAACACTACATCTAACTGCAAAAGATAATATAAATATAAATTTAACGCAAGAAGAGAAAGCCTATTTAAAAGCTCATCCTGTCTTAAAGATCAACAACAGTTTAAACTATCCCCCTTTTAATTACAACCAAAACGGCATTGCAAAAGGTTTTTCCGTTGAGTATATGAATCTTTTGGCAAAAAAACTTGGTATAAAGATTAAATATATAACAGGTCCCACATGGGAACAATTTATAAAAATGTTAGAAGAAGATAAGCTTGATGCAATTATAAATATAGTAAAAACTAAACAACGGGCAAAAGAGATAGACTTTTCTTTAATATACCACACCGAAGCAAATACTATTTATGTAAGAAAAGGCGATGAAACAGTAGACTCACTTGAAGATCTTAATAATAAAACACTAATTTTAATAAAAAGCTCTTTTGTCCAAGAATCCATAAAAAAATATTATCCCAATATAAAACAGATATTAGCAGATAATATACTTGAAGCTATTACAAAACTATCCAAAGGTGAAGGAGATGCCATAATAGGCAAAAAAAATGTCTTTGATTATATAATTTCAAAAAATGAGATTTCAAATATTATTCCTACAAACTATGTTGATGATAACAGAATGGTAAGTCTTATTAGAATCGGAGTAAACAAAAAAAATTCACTTTTAAAAGAGATTATAAAAAAAGCACAAAGAAGCGTAAGTGACTCTGAAATGCTGGATTTAAAGAAAAAATGGTTTGGAACAAAAGAGCATGAACCAATAACCATAAAAAACTTTTTAACCAAAGATGAAATCAATTATATCTCAAAAAGAAAAGTTTTCAGAGTATGTACAAGAAAAGATATAAGACCTATTGAGTTTAAAGAAAACGGTTTATATAAAGGAATCGTGATTGATATTTTAAATCAGATTTCGGACTTTACTGATATGAGATTTGATTTTGTTGAAACTAACTCTTGGGATGAAGCAAAACTTTTTTTAAAAAGAGGAAGATGCGATTTTATATCTACAGTTGCAAACGGAAATGAGGTAATTGATTTTGCCAATACTACAAAAATATTTTTAAATTACAAATTAGCAATAATCACTCAAAAAAACAAACCTGTAGTATCCAGTCTAAAAGATATTTTAAACAAAAAAATAGCTATTGAAGAAAATTCCGATTTTATTCCTCTTTTAAAAGCAATAAATCCCGGTATAAAAATTCTAAAAACAAAATCACACAGAAAGTCTTTGGAAGCAGTCAGTTTAGGTGAAGCTTATTTTGCCTTGGAAGCTCTACCTATTGCTTCATATTATATATCCAAATATTCAATGAAAAATTTGTATATTTCAAGATATACGGGCATGTCTTACAGTATAAATATGGCAATAAACAAAAACAATGAAAAACTGCTTCATATTTTAAATAAATCTCTTAGTATGATTCCTAAAAGTCAATACAGAGAGATTCTTAACAAATGGACTACAATCTCTTTTGAAACAATTTTCGATTTTACATATTTTTGGGAAATAGCAATTATTTTAATACTTTTATCTTCAATTTTTGCATATAGACACTATTTATTAAATAAACTAAACAAAGAACTTACCCTTGCAAATGAAGAGATAGAAAAAAAGACCATAGAACTTGCAAAACAAAAGCTTCTATTTGAAACCTTGTATAATAAAGCAGCAGACGGAGTAATACTTATCTCCGAAGGGAAATTTTACAGCTGCAATGAAGCTATGTTAAAAATTTTAAAATATAAAAAAGAGGAACTTTTAAATAAAACAATAACTGATATTTCTCCTAGAAATCAACCCTCAGGAGAGTTATCTGCCCAAGAGGCAAAAGATTACTTAAAAAGAACTCTTAAAAAAGGCGTAACAAATTTTGAATGGATACTTACAAATAAAGATATGGAAAATATCTGGGTAGAGATAGTTTTTACTGCAATAGAGATTGAAAACAAAAAAGTAATCCATGCCGTAATCAGGGATATTACAAAAAGAAAACTTTTAGAACAAGAGCTTGAAGATTTGAATATTAATCTTGAAAAAAGAATTAAAAAAGAGATTAAGAAAAATGAAATCAATACTCAACAATTAATACAACAAAGCAGACTGGCACAAATGGGTGAAATGATCTCTATGATTGCCCATCAATGGAGACAGCCTCTCTCAGCTATTTCAGCTACTACAAATAATCTTATTTTAAAAATGATTATAGATGAAAAAGTAGATAAAGAGTATTTTGATAAAGAGTTAAAACTAATAACGGACTATTCTCAATATCTCTCTTCTACGATTGATGATTTTAGAAACTTTTTTAAATCTGATAAAGAAAAAATTGTATTTGAATTAAAAGATATTATAGAAAAATCTCTTTCTATGATAAAAACATCATTGGATGCAAGATCAATAATAGTTATTAAGAATATTGATTCAAAATGCAAACTCTTTACTTATCCGGGAGAACTTCAACAAGTTATTTTAAATATACTTAAAAATGCAGAAGATGCTCTAACGGAAAGAAGAGTATCAAATAGAAAAATATCTATAAGTACAAAACAGGAAAACGGTAATTTTATAATAATAAATATTTCCGATAACGGAGGAGGAATAAAAGAAGCAATACTTGATAAAATTTTTGATCCCTATTTCTCTACCAAAAATAAAAGGGACGGAACCGGGCTTGGTCTTTATATGAGTAAAATAATTATAAATGAACACTGCGAAGGAAATCTAAAAGTAAAAAACGGTGACGAAGGCGCAATTTTTTCAATTGAGTTGCCTATCTTAAAAGAAGAGGAGAACTCTGATGTCACATGA
- a CDS encoding response regulator transcription factor, with protein MDQNRLKSIINITKKLSVLYLEDNVDVRNQTLKMLNLFFEDIEVGTNGNEGLTLFKERNKYESTSFDLIITDIEMPEIDGISMINKIREFDKKIPILIFSAHSRTDYFLKTIDAGIVGYILKPYNIEQISNSLEKLIEKEDLSYLNEHILVLEHGFIWNSEKNTLYKNEEIVKLTKSELKLFRLFSNTKTALKSYDDIEIYIFGDITSNTKRVRNLMSRLKTKLDFDLFESIYGHGYKLKYKKN; from the coding sequence ATGGATCAAAATAGATTAAAAAGTATTATTAATATTACAAAGAAATTAAGCGTATTGTATCTTGAAGATAATGTCGATGTAAGAAACCAAACTCTTAAAATGCTAAATCTTTTTTTTGAAGATATTGAAGTAGGAACAAACGGAAATGAAGGACTGACTCTTTTTAAAGAGAGAAACAAATATGAATCAACTTCTTTTGATTTAATTATCACAGATATAGAGATGCCTGAAATTGACGGTATTTCGATGATAAATAAAATACGGGAATTTGATAAAAAAATACCTATTCTAATCTTTTCTGCCCACAGTAGAACAGACTATTTTTTAAAAACTATTGATGCGGGTATTGTAGGATATATACTAAAACCATATAATATCGAACAAATTTCAAACTCCTTGGAAAAACTAATAGAAAAAGAGGATTTAAGTTATTTAAACGAACATATTTTAGTTTTAGAACACGGTTTTATTTGGAATAGTGAAAAAAATACTCTTTATAAAAATGAAGAGATAGTAAAACTTACAAAATCGGAATTAAAACTTTTTAGACTCTTTTCAAATACTAAAACTGCTTTAAAAAGTTATGATGATATTGAAATATATATATTCGGAGATATAACTTCAAATACTAAAAGAGTGAGAAATCTTATGTCGAGACTAAAAACTAAACTTGATTTTGATCTATTTGAATCTATCTACGGACATGGATACAAATTAAAATATAAAAAAAATTAA
- the ccsA gene encoding cytochrome c biogenesis protein CcsA produces the protein MKKFSQFLFSFKTTLTLLAILAIGAGVATFIENDYGTSTARVLVYNNIWYETALVLTTINLIGIIIRFKMWKHPPRFIFHLSFVVILLGAGATRYIGYEGIIHIREGDTVNTMISLEPYLQIKIQQKDGTFYKEYPMEFAASSLRKGMQEEASRGIVEVLGEIHNRFDHNIKFSDKTLNVKYADYLVSKKGSAEMGILTLDLTLNGETKTVRLPGKRGQNGIPKIEDFGDTVVTLEYGSKRLTLPFSMKLRDFQLDRYPGSMAPSSYASEVTVIEEDGKSYDYRIFMNRTLHEGNFLFFQSSYDQDEKGTILSVNNDPGKWPTYLGYFLLTLGLIWNLFDKKSRFWKVTKYVSTRNAAVAFVAAMLFACTPNNLQAADTTNTHGLDLEKAKHDMTAYLENFQKTSKQTAENFSKIVVQSHGGRMKPLNTLDHEIVNKLSGKSSMFGMNSDQIVLGMLTRPEIWRNVRIIKIKTPKLKKVLGIDPSRKYLAFAEVFDKEGRYKLAQEAQRASMTNPNERGTFEREIIKLDEKLNISYLVYNGNLFRIFPQQNADDNNRWYNPLEAINSFKGDNQVAIEALVRGFINSVINENWELSDKFIDMIIKYQTKVGSEVMPPQSQIDNEILFNKLSLFPKLTVAYIILGLIMLIAAFIIVFNPKIKPKKATFIFFILLSILFAFHTFGMGFRWIISGHAPWSDTYESLLYISWSAVFAAVIFFRKSLLALSAGVIVAGIFMFTAHLTSIDPQITNLVPVLKSYWLTIHVSVLTASYGFFGLGAILGFMSLIMFIFRKNRPHMDENIKYITAINEIALIIGLSAITIGNFLGGVWANESWGRYWGWDPKETWAYVSIVVYAIVVHTRFIKALNNPFAFSVASLLAFSTILMTYFGVNFYLSGMHSYATGDPVPIPMWVYYVTALVFLTIALAYKNRDFTQK, from the coding sequence TTGAAGAAATTTTCGCAATTCTTATTCTCCTTTAAAACAACACTTACTCTATTGGCAATATTAGCCATAGGTGCAGGGGTTGCTACTTTTATTGAGAATGATTATGGAACGTCTACTGCAAGAGTACTGGTTTATAACAATATCTGGTACGAAACAGCTTTAGTTTTAACAACAATCAATCTAATTGGAATAATTATTAGATTTAAAATGTGGAAACACCCCCCAAGATTTATTTTCCACCTCTCTTTTGTCGTTATATTATTAGGAGCCGGGGCTACTAGATATATAGGATATGAAGGAATTATTCATATTAGAGAAGGCGATACCGTAAATACAATGATATCTTTGGAACCGTATTTACAAATTAAGATACAACAAAAAGATGGTACTTTTTATAAAGAGTATCCTATGGAATTTGCAGCTTCTTCTTTAAGAAAAGGTATGCAAGAAGAGGCTTCAAGAGGTATTGTTGAAGTTTTAGGAGAGATACATAACAGATTTGATCATAATATAAAATTTTCAGATAAAACACTTAACGTAAAATATGCAGATTACCTAGTTAGTAAAAAAGGTAGTGCTGAAATGGGAATTTTAACTCTTGATTTAACACTAAACGGAGAAACAAAAACTGTAAGATTGCCAGGGAAAAGAGGACAAAACGGTATTCCTAAAATCGAAGATTTCGGAGATACAGTTGTAACTTTGGAGTACGGTTCAAAAAGATTAACTCTTCCATTTTCTATGAAATTAAGAGATTTCCAGCTTGATAGATATCCCGGAAGTATGGCACCGTCTTCATATGCTTCAGAAGTTACGGTTATAGAAGAAGACGGGAAAAGTTATGATTATAGAATTTTTATGAATAGAACTTTACATGAAGGAAACTTTTTATTTTTCCAAAGTTCATATGACCAAGATGAAAAAGGAACCATATTGTCAGTAAATAACGACCCTGGGAAATGGCCTACTTATTTAGGATATTTTTTATTAACGTTAGGTCTTATTTGGAATCTTTTTGATAAAAAATCAAGATTCTGGAAAGTTACTAAATATGTAAGTACAAGAAATGCAGCGGTTGCTTTTGTTGCAGCTATGTTATTTGCCTGTACTCCAAACAATTTACAAGCAGCAGATACTACAAATACTCACGGGTTGGATTTAGAAAAAGCAAAACACGATATGACTGCATATTTGGAAAACTTCCAAAAAACTTCAAAACAGACTGCCGAAAATTTTTCAAAAATCGTAGTTCAAAGCCACGGCGGAAGAATGAAACCTTTAAACACTTTAGATCATGAAATCGTAAACAAACTTAGCGGTAAAAGTTCAATGTTTGGAATGAACTCGGATCAAATTGTTTTAGGTATGCTTACCCGTCCTGAAATTTGGAGAAATGTTAGAATTATAAAAATAAAAACTCCGAAATTAAAAAAAGTTTTAGGTATTGACCCATCAAGAAAATATTTGGCATTTGCCGAAGTATTCGATAAAGAAGGAAGATATAAATTGGCTCAAGAGGCACAAAGAGCTTCAATGACTAATCCAAATGAAAGAGGAACTTTTGAAAGAGAAATTATCAAACTTGATGAAAAATTAAATATCTCTTATTTAGTTTATAACGGAAATCTTTTTAGAATCTTTCCTCAACAAAATGCGGATGATAATAACAGATGGTATAATCCTTTAGAAGCAATAAACAGTTTTAAAGGGGATAATCAAGTAGCAATAGAAGCTTTGGTTAGAGGTTTTATAAATTCGGTTATCAATGAGAATTGGGAATTATCGGATAAATTTATTGATATGATAATCAAATACCAAACAAAAGTAGGTTCAGAAGTAATGCCTCCTCAATCTCAAATCGATAATGAAATTTTATTTAATAAATTATCTTTATTTCCTAAATTAACGGTTGCGTATATTATTTTAGGTTTGATTATGCTTATTGCGGCATTTATAATAGTATTTAATCCAAAAATCAAACCTAAAAAAGCAACTTTCATTTTCTTTATTTTATTATCTATTTTATTTGCATTTCATACTTTCGGTATGGGATTTAGATGGATTATTTCAGGTCACGCCCCTTGGTCGGATACATATGAATCACTACTTTATATCTCTTGGTCGGCAGTATTTGCAGCGGTAATTTTCTTTAGAAAATCACTATTGGCATTAAGTGCAGGTGTTATTGTTGCCGGTATCTTTATGTTTACGGCACACTTAACAAGTATTGATCCTCAAATCACAAATCTGGTACCTGTTTTAAAATCATATTGGCTTACAATTCATGTTTCGGTTCTTACGGCTTCATACGGATTCTTTGGACTTGGTGCAATTTTAGGTTTTATGTCTTTAATTATGTTTATATTTAGAAAAAACAGACCTCATATGGATGAAAATATCAAATATATCACGGCAATCAACGAAATTGCATTAATTATAGGTCTTAGCGCAATTACCATAGGAAACTTCTTAGGAGGTGTTTGGGCAAATGAATCTTGGGGTCGATATTGGGGATGGGATCCAAAAGAGACTTGGGCTTATGTATCAATCGTAGTTTATGCAATAGTTGTACATACTAGATTTATCAAAGCACTAAACAACCCGTTTGCTTTTTCTGTGGCATCGCTGTTGGCATTTAGTACTATCTTAATGACTTACTTCGGTGTAAACTTTTATCTTTCGGGAATGCATTCATATGCAACAGGAGATCCTGTTCCGATTCCTATGTGGGTATATTATGTTACAGCTTTAGTATTTCTTACTATTGCTCTTGCATATAAAAACAGAGATTTTACCCAAAAATAG